The Jannaschia sp. GRR-S6-38 genomic interval TTGGAATTATCGGCATCACCTATTGTTCTGAATTCCCGGCGGGGCAATACTGTACCGCGTGGTTCTCCGACGAATCGGGTACCCATAAGATCCTCGCCTCGCCAATCCCGCAGCAATCGATCCACGAAGTTGTCCAGGACGCGGAAACGTTTGTGCGGATGATTCAGAGCCGGTATTCTGACATATCAGGCCAAGCGCGAGATTTCCCGGATTTCTCCTCACACGAAGATCCGATTATCGACCTAGACTAAGCGATCTATCAGTCACAATTCTTGCGACAACACTAGCGACGGCCACCGCACGTCTTTATCACTGGATTTGCTCGGAGCATACCAACCTCTTGCCAAAGCGGGTGACACGTATGCACCAGTCCTAGTCCCCGCATATCGGGTCGCGCGGCCCGAGCAGCCGACCCGCCGCGCAGCGAATTTCGCCCACGGCCGCATCCATCACGGCAATCCGGATCGGCTTGCAGATCACGGCCGCGCGTGGCGGCTCAGCCCTCGTCCCCGCACATCGGGTCGCGAAGCCCGTGCAGCCGGCCCGCCGCGCAGCGCGCGAAGCGCAGGGTCAGGGCCTTGCGCCGCGCCGCGGCCATCGGGCGCATCTCGGGCATGCGCAGGATCTCGGCTCCGAAGCCGTCGGCGAGGATCAGGCCGCTGCCCTCGGGCAGCAGGTCCACCGGGAAATCGGCATCGACGGCCCAGAAGAAACGCTCCGACCATTCCAGGTAGCCTTCCCATTTCAGGTCCGAGGTGAAGTCGGCGCGGCTGGACTTGCACTCGACCACCCAGATCTCGCCCTTCGGCCCCAGCGCCATCACGTCGAGCCGCTTGCCGCGCTCAGGCGTGAACTCCTCCATGCACATGAAGTCATGCGCACGCAGATGCCGCGCCACGCCGCGCGCCAGAAGCTGGCCGGGCATCAGCATTCGGGTCGTCTCGGGTTGCATGCCCGATAAGTGAACGAAGGGTGAATCGGTGTCCAGCCCCGATCGATCCTTGCCGCAGGCCCCGCGCGACCCTAGGTCTGCAACCGGC includes:
- a CDS encoding MmcB family DNA repair protein is translated as MQPETTRMLMPGQLLARGVARHLRAHDFMCMEEFTPERGKRLDVMALGPKGEIWVVECKSSRADFTSDLKWEGYLEWSERFFWAVDADFPVDLLPEGSGLILADGFGAEILRMPEMRPMAAARRKALTLRFARCAAGRLHGLRDPMCGDEG